In Desulfonatronum sp. SC1, one DNA window encodes the following:
- a CDS encoding M48 family metalloprotease: MHQQNSDFARRIAARSMTRRDFMWLATVGTAGAAAGCAANPVTGQQQLMFLSEANEIALDKEHSPHQFSADYGAIQDVRLSQYITTVGESMEGFTHRPRMPYSYRCVNATYVNAYTFPGGSMATTRGIMLEMQDEAELAGLLGHEMGHVNARHTAARMSTGILTSVVLLGASAALASQGETWGAVAAGLGGVAAGALLAHYSRNDERQADSLGMEYMTKSGYSPEGMVGLMDVLRKMQKNNPSAIEMMFSTHPMSEERYQTAVREAGSTYGHARTRPLYRERYMDHTAGLRRIKGAIEKMQEGEKQMRREQFPQAETALDDALRQAPEDYAGLMLMAKCQLAMDRPQRAEFFSDKARNIYPAEAQAHHVSGVAKLKLDQFEAAYDQFDRYEKLLPGNPNTVFLKGISLEAMGRRNQAAQEYQRFLGTVRQGEQAEYAHARLVEWGVIAP; the protein is encoded by the coding sequence ATGCATCAACAAAATTCCGATTTTGCACGGCGGATCGCGGCCCGCTCCATGACTAGGCGGGATTTTATGTGGCTGGCCACGGTGGGGACTGCGGGGGCCGCGGCGGGGTGCGCCGCGAATCCGGTCACGGGACAGCAGCAGTTGATGTTTCTGTCCGAGGCCAATGAGATTGCCTTGGACAAGGAGCATTCGCCGCATCAGTTTTCCGCGGACTACGGAGCGATTCAGGACGTGCGGCTGAGCCAGTACATCACCACCGTGGGGGAGAGCATGGAGGGCTTCACCCATCGTCCGCGCATGCCGTACTCGTATCGGTGCGTGAACGCGACCTACGTCAATGCCTACACCTTCCCCGGGGGCAGCATGGCCACCACCCGGGGGATCATGCTGGAGATGCAGGATGAGGCGGAGTTGGCCGGGTTGCTGGGCCACGAGATGGGCCATGTCAACGCCCGACATACGGCGGCGCGGATGTCGACGGGCATCCTGACCAGTGTGGTCCTCCTGGGCGCTTCGGCGGCCCTGGCGTCCCAAGGCGAAACCTGGGGAGCCGTTGCCGCCGGTTTGGGTGGGGTGGCCGCCGGGGCGCTGTTGGCTCATTACAGCCGCAACGACGAGCGTCAGGCGGACAGTTTGGGCATGGAATACATGACGAAATCCGGATACAGTCCGGAAGGCATGGTCGGCCTGATGGACGTGTTGCGCAAGATGCAGAAGAACAATCCCTCGGCCATTGAGATGATGTTCTCCACCCATCCCATGAGCGAGGAACGCTACCAGACCGCGGTCCGGGAGGCCGGAAGCACATATGGTCACGCCCGAACCCGGCCTCTGTATCGGGAACGCTACATGGACCACACCGCCGGGCTGCGCCGGATCAAGGGGGCCATCGAGAAAATGCAGGAAGGGGAAAAGCAGATGCGCCGGGAGCAATTCCCCCAGGCCGAAACCGCGCTGGACGACGCCTTGCGTCAGGCTCCGGAGGATTACGCCGGATTGATGCTGATGGCCAAGTGTCAACTGGCCATGGACCGGCCCCAGCGGGCGGAGTTCTTTTCGGACAAGGCCCGGAACATCTATCCCGCCGAAGCCCAGGCCCACCATGTCAGCGGCGTGGCCAAGCTCAAACTGGACCAGTTCGAAGCCGCCTACGATCAGTTTGATCGCTATGAAAAACTGCTTCCCGGCAACCCGAACACGGTCTTTCTCAAGGGAATCTCCCTGGAAGCCATGGGGCGTCGCAATCAAGCCGCCCAGGAGTACCAGCGTTTCCTCGGCACCGTCCGCCAGGGAGAACAAGCCGAGTACGCCCACGCCCGCTTGGTGGAGTGGGGCGTTATCGCGCCTTGA
- the htpG gene encoding molecular chaperone HtpG translates to MNVDVSQGPGETREFQAEVKKILDIVINSLYTEREIFLRELISNSADALERYRHQSLTDPGADPDLPLEIRIAVDKDAKTLSITDTGIGMDRGELEANLGTIAHSGTKTFLSQLAEGTKDVNLIGQFGVGFYAAFMVAGKVRVTSRSFRQDDTGHVWESDGGGAYTITATSGLPRGTSIVLELKEDASEFADPERIKRIIKQYSSFVPFPILMDGEAVNTVQALWTKSKSEITDEEYTEFYKFIGNAFDDPLLRLHFDTDAPLAIKALLFVPKDNFEKYGLGRTEPGVNLYCQRVLIEQHSKTILPEWLRFLKGVIDSEDLPLNISRQALQDSSLVRKINSVVTKRFLKHLEETVKNQPETYETFWRDFGYFLKEGVVSDFGHREALGKLLRFESSTTEPGKQTSLVDYLGRMKIAQKEIFYIHGSNREAIEAGPYIEAFRKRDLEVIYTMDPIDDFVMGHLAEFEGKKLVSADRGDIELPELDEDQKDQKDQPEAEKEMDKAQATDLAAWMKGVLGDRVKEVKESKRLEGSPAMIVNPDAHMTSSMERIMRAAGRQGDLPISAKDLEINARHPLIKGLAALRQTDEPFARTVAEQILDNAMVQAGLLIEPRNMVDRTYRILERAVGGAGEASGQVEPGS, encoded by the coding sequence ATGAACGTGGACGTATCGCAAGGCCCTGGTGAAACCAGGGAGTTTCAGGCCGAGGTCAAGAAGATCCTCGATATCGTGATCAACTCGCTGTACACGGAGCGGGAAATCTTCCTTCGGGAACTGATTTCCAACTCCGCGGACGCTTTGGAGCGGTATCGGCATCAAAGCTTGACCGACCCGGGGGCGGACCCGGATTTGCCCCTGGAAATCCGGATCGCGGTGGACAAGGATGCCAAGACCCTGTCTATCACGGATACCGGCATCGGCATGGATCGCGGCGAGTTGGAAGCCAACCTGGGGACCATCGCCCACTCCGGAACCAAGACCTTCCTTTCTCAACTGGCCGAGGGGACCAAGGACGTCAACCTGATCGGCCAGTTCGGCGTCGGATTCTACGCGGCCTTCATGGTCGCGGGCAAAGTCCGGGTGACCTCACGCTCCTTTCGTCAGGACGATACGGGCCATGTCTGGGAGTCCGACGGCGGCGGGGCCTACACCATTACCGCTACATCCGGGTTGCCGCGGGGCACATCCATTGTCCTGGAACTCAAGGAGGACGCATCCGAATTCGCGGACCCGGAGCGGATCAAGCGGATCATCAAGCAGTACTCCAGCTTCGTGCCTTTTCCCATCCTGATGGACGGCGAGGCCGTGAACACGGTCCAGGCCCTGTGGACCAAGAGCAAAAGCGAAATAACGGACGAAGAGTACACGGAATTTTACAAGTTCATCGGCAACGCCTTTGACGATCCGCTACTCCGGCTGCATTTCGACACCGACGCCCCCCTGGCCATCAAGGCCCTGCTGTTCGTGCCCAAGGACAACTTCGAGAAGTACGGCCTGGGACGCACCGAGCCCGGGGTGAACCTGTACTGCCAGCGCGTGCTCATCGAGCAGCATTCCAAGACCATCCTTCCGGAATGGCTGCGCTTTCTCAAGGGCGTGATCGACTCCGAAGACCTGCCCCTGAACATTTCCCGCCAGGCTCTGCAAGACAGCTCCCTGGTTCGCAAGATCAATTCCGTGGTCACCAAGCGCTTCCTGAAGCACCTGGAAGAGACGGTCAAGAACCAGCCCGAGACCTACGAGACATTTTGGCGTGATTTCGGCTACTTCCTGAAGGAAGGCGTGGTCAGCGACTTCGGCCATCGGGAAGCCCTGGGCAAGCTATTGCGCTTCGAGTCCTCCACCACGGAGCCCGGCAAGCAGACGTCCCTGGTCGACTACCTGGGCCGGATGAAGATCGCCCAGAAGGAAATCTTCTACATCCACGGCTCCAACCGTGAAGCCATCGAAGCCGGCCCGTACATCGAGGCCTTCCGCAAGCGCGATCTGGAAGTGATCTACACCATGGACCCCATCGACGACTTCGTGATGGGTCATCTTGCGGAGTTCGAGGGCAAGAAGCTGGTCTCAGCGGACCGGGGGGACATCGAGCTTCCGGAGCTGGACGAGGACCAGAAGGATCAAAAAGACCAGCCGGAAGCCGAGAAGGAGATGGACAAGGCCCAGGCCACGGATCTGGCCGCCTGGATGAAGGGCGTGCTCGGCGACCGGGTCAAGGAGGTCAAGGAGTCCAAGCGCCTGGAAGGCAGCCCGGCCATGATCGTTAATCCGGACGCGCACATGACCAGTTCCATGGAACGGATCATGCGCGCCGCCGGCCGTCAAGGCGACCTGCCCATCTCGGCCAAAGACCTGGAAATCAACGCCCGCCATCCTCTGATCAAGGGCCTGGCCGCCCTGCGCCAGACCGACGAACCCTTTGCCCGCACCGTGGCCGAACAAATCCTGGACAACGCCATGGTCCAGGCCGGCCTGCTTATCGAGCCCAGAAACATGGTGGACCGGACGTATCGGATTCTGGAGCGGGCGGTAGGTGGAGCAGGGGAGGCTTCTGGACAGGTTGAGCCGGGTTCCTGA
- a CDS encoding flagellar hook protein FlgE — protein MSLTASMWTGVSGLKGHGQKMGVIGNNIANVSTIGFKGSRMHFEDFMSQYVGVANGVGQVGRGVAVGAILGDFSQGSLETTNESTDVAITGNGFFTVSPPGDDINYYTRAGNFRFDKDGFLVDPHGYRVQGWQIARQAVDPLVDAVDGEGIGARRVNIQGVPRDIQLDNFQSPPSPTSTINAVVNLDSAARSRVDDLEAAWNADPGNLANQQYEYQTTMKIYDANGGAHNVTVYFDKRPDDDPDVIANEPNTIWQFIVTIPPEDDQENGTGLLMTGDLLFNPAGEIINMRADPTLETEDGNGDPYFISRNGYPTFAVNFLGEPQNIEFTLGTRFVGDVAAYAPGAFAGDIADWERSALSTTAYNNASTTLYQTQDGYTAGFLQNISINREGVLTGRYSNGQVLDLYALTINNFNNVWGLNREGGNLFAETGSSGPPLTGIAGTGNLGTVSSNTLELSNVDLATEFVKMISTQKGFQANSKTITTVDTMLDEVIRMKR, from the coding sequence ATGAGTCTCACCGCATCAATGTGGACGGGAGTCAGCGGCCTCAAGGGGCATGGCCAGAAAATGGGGGTGATCGGCAACAATATCGCCAACGTGAGTACCATCGGGTTCAAAGGGTCTCGCATGCATTTTGAGGACTTCATGAGCCAGTATGTCGGCGTGGCCAACGGAGTGGGACAGGTTGGACGAGGTGTCGCGGTCGGTGCCATCCTGGGCGACTTCAGCCAAGGCTCCCTCGAAACCACCAATGAATCCACGGACGTGGCCATAACCGGAAATGGTTTTTTCACCGTCAGCCCTCCTGGTGACGACATAAATTACTACACCCGAGCCGGAAACTTTCGTTTTGACAAGGACGGCTTTCTCGTCGATCCTCATGGTTACAGGGTTCAAGGCTGGCAAATTGCCCGACAAGCGGTCGACCCATTGGTCGATGCCGTGGATGGTGAAGGTATTGGTGCTCGACGCGTCAATATTCAGGGTGTGCCCAGAGACATTCAATTAGATAATTTTCAATCCCCACCATCTCCTACATCCACTATTAATGCCGTGGTCAACCTTGACTCCGCCGCCAGGTCCAGGGTCGACGATCTCGAAGCGGCATGGAACGCTGACCCAGGGAACTTGGCGAACCAGCAGTATGAATACCAAACAACAATGAAAATTTATGATGCAAATGGCGGTGCTCATAATGTAACCGTATATTTTGATAAAAGGCCGGATGATGATCCGGATGTCATCGCAAACGAGCCAAATACGATATGGCAATTTATTGTAACAATTCCACCTGAAGATGATCAAGAAAATGGCACTGGATTGTTAATGACAGGAGATCTTCTGTTTAATCCTGCTGGAGAGATTATCAATATGCGAGCAGACCCAACTCTCGAGACAGAAGATGGAAATGGCGATCCATATTTTATTTCACGAAATGGCTATCCAACATTTGCTGTAAATTTTCTTGGAGAACCTCAAAATATTGAATTCACACTTGGAACAAGATTCGTTGGAGATGTCGCGGCTTACGCTCCAGGAGCTTTTGCGGGAGATATTGCTGATTGGGAAAGAAGTGCTCTCTCCACGACAGCTTACAACAACGCATCAACAACATTATATCAAACACAAGACGGCTACACTGCTGGATTTTTGCAGAACATTTCCATCAACCGGGAAGGCGTCCTGACAGGACGTTACTCCAATGGACAAGTCCTTGATCTGTATGCACTGACCATTAACAACTTCAATAACGTATGGGGGTTGAACCGCGAAGGCGGCAATCTCTTCGCGGAAACGGGTTCCTCGGGGCCTCCATTAACGGGAATTGCCGGTACCGGAAACTTGGGGACTGTGTCCTCCAATACCCTGGAACTCTCCAACGTTGACCTGGCCACGGAATTCGTGAAGATGATCAGCACCCAGAAAGGCTTCCAGGCCAACAGCAAGACCATCACCACCGTCGACACGATGCTGGATGAAGTGATCCGAATGAAGAGATAA
- a CDS encoding flagellar hook assembly protein FlgD, with amino-acid sequence MSTSPYVTPHASNLVGRAERDFAPPDPRTGDKSGLDRDAFLRLLTTQLANQDPLNPLDDKEFVAQLAQFSSLEQLSNISQSIEGFKESFARQETLNAVNFIGKQIRAEGRSISKDGDSVSSFTYTLPDVAEKLHMNIFDSFGNIVRTISLPGRMPGEHEFVWDGRDHSGNPLPDGVYSILMAAEGKHGEPLMVSTKTSGVVTAVVNDGDQTFLRLQDGRKVNIKDVKEVVGGGVAQGNALASELQNITGNLANLNGLFGGSASTEDLLNSLIQ; translated from the coding sequence ATGTCGACAAGCCCATACGTCACCCCTCACGCCAGCAATCTGGTCGGCCGAGCAGAACGAGACTTCGCTCCACCGGACCCGAGGACAGGCGATAAAAGCGGACTGGACAGAGATGCCTTTTTGCGCCTGTTGACCACGCAGCTTGCCAATCAAGACCCTCTCAATCCTCTGGATGACAAGGAATTTGTCGCTCAGTTGGCCCAGTTTTCCAGCCTTGAGCAATTGAGCAACATTTCCCAGTCCATTGAAGGCTTCAAGGAATCCTTTGCCCGCCAGGAAACACTCAACGCGGTCAATTTCATCGGCAAGCAAATCCGAGCGGAAGGGAGAAGCATCAGCAAGGACGGGGACTCCGTCAGCTCCTTCACCTACACGCTACCGGACGTGGCTGAAAAGCTGCACATGAACATCTTCGACTCCTTCGGCAACATCGTCCGTACCATCTCCTTACCCGGACGAATGCCCGGAGAGCACGAATTTGTCTGGGATGGCCGGGACCACTCCGGCAATCCGCTGCCCGACGGAGTGTACAGCATTTTAATGGCCGCGGAAGGCAAGCATGGAGAGCCGTTGATGGTTTCCACCAAAACAAGTGGAGTGGTCACCGCGGTCGTCAACGATGGTGATCAAACCTTTCTCCGCCTTCAGGACGGACGAAAAGTCAACATCAAGGATGTCAAGGAAGTCGTCGGCGGAGGGGTGGCCCAAGGGAACGCGCTGGCGTCGGAACTCCAAAATATTACGGGAAATCTTGCGAACCTCAACGGATTATTCGGCGGCTCAGCCTCCACCGAAGACCTCTTGAACAGTCTAATCCAGTAA
- a CDS encoding flagellar hook-length control protein FliK: MQIFPSFSAQTSSSTDSGFTRDEPLFNLGNGNFNDVFGAFLRDKRDDVFFHPPLPNSTPPEYFRNDDWRDDPEPPKSVHQDPALSSRQMDQPMNREDFAALRRKLEKMGVDEESLDRLEDLFDSNEAVTWRQVLEVLREPLKLTPEQEKNLVSLLEKIGFTPDDALSLAQDIQDNKLDAVFKRVAELLSSLTGEERFSFTPSEIQALLQALGLLGGNKASGTADFSLGKFFGLSEDSFKNVDPKSVDAMRAIAEAMKKVGMEMTPELRSMVQKALRENADVLQRVSDAAAKGELKLNPETLAAFQNALKQNGGGSSPNLDQIIQQATDKELTPEELKKILSMIKEAAAGTDQDKTRLLTEIQRLMAVSENRDLRMQAADNGPNAHRMSMTEAANVLKTMGSERDGKNPGMMDRNANQGGQWQNPNAQNATNQSAQSWESFWNKVSVQGSGEASGSLLKDAGPDSRSIMCQTTAATNTEAAARRVLANAPAPHRAVLNQVHSGLLQNMGQGRQQLTLQLHPADLGSLTVNLRVVGKEVQAVLRAENQEARQIIAENMPLLRQSLESQGLRVTRLEVSTQLQDQNQFTQLWQGSDGQKFQEQGANTQRAALGRGLLKNNGAGGQDASEQASVLQNPSREGGINLIA, from the coding sequence ATGCAGATTTTTCCCTCTTTCTCAGCCCAGACCAGTTCCTCGACCGACTCTGGATTCACGCGGGACGAGCCGCTGTTCAACCTCGGAAACGGAAATTTCAATGACGTTTTCGGAGCCTTTCTACGCGACAAGCGAGACGATGTTTTCTTCCATCCTCCTTTGCCGAATTCAACACCTCCGGAATATTTTCGAAACGACGATTGGCGAGACGATCCTGAGCCGCCCAAGTCCGTACACCAGGATCCCGCGCTTTCTTCCCGCCAAATGGACCAACCCATGAACAGGGAAGATTTTGCCGCGTTGCGCCGCAAGCTTGAAAAAATGGGCGTGGACGAGGAGAGCTTGGATCGACTCGAGGATCTCTTCGATTCCAATGAAGCCGTTACTTGGCGACAAGTCCTGGAAGTTTTGCGTGAACCGCTCAAGCTCACCCCGGAGCAGGAAAAGAATCTGGTAAGTCTACTGGAAAAAATCGGCTTCACTCCGGACGACGCCCTGAGTCTGGCTCAGGATATTCAAGACAACAAACTGGACGCGGTCTTCAAACGCGTCGCGGAACTGCTTTCCAGTCTGACAGGCGAAGAGAGATTTTCCTTCACGCCGTCGGAAATCCAGGCCTTGTTGCAAGCCCTGGGCCTTCTAGGTGGCAACAAAGCCTCCGGAACCGCTGATTTCTCCCTGGGAAAATTCTTTGGGTTGAGCGAAGATAGCTTCAAGAATGTGGACCCGAAATCCGTGGACGCCATGCGAGCTATTGCCGAGGCCATGAAAAAAGTCGGGATGGAAATGACGCCGGAACTGCGCTCCATGGTGCAAAAGGCTCTCCGGGAAAACGCCGACGTGCTGCAACGTGTCTCGGATGCCGCAGCCAAGGGCGAACTGAAGTTGAACCCGGAAACCCTGGCCGCATTCCAAAACGCTCTGAAACAGAACGGTGGCGGATCGTCTCCGAATCTTGATCAAATCATCCAGCAAGCCACGGATAAAGAGCTGACTCCGGAAGAACTGAAAAAGATCCTCAGCATGATCAAGGAGGCCGCAGCCGGAACGGATCAGGACAAAACTCGACTGCTGACGGAAATCCAGAGGCTTATGGCCGTTTCTGAAAATCGGGATCTTCGGATGCAGGCCGCGGACAACGGCCCCAACGCCCACCGGATGTCCATGACCGAAGCCGCCAACGTACTCAAAACCATGGGTTCTGAAAGAGACGGCAAAAATCCCGGCATGATGGATCGCAACGCCAATCAAGGAGGACAGTGGCAAAACCCCAATGCCCAGAATGCCACGAACCAGTCCGCCCAGAGCTGGGAATCCTTCTGGAACAAGGTCAGCGTCCAGGGCAGCGGGGAGGCATCCGGAAGCCTGCTCAAGGACGCCGGGCCCGACTCCCGATCCATCATGTGCCAGACCACCGCGGCCACCAATACCGAGGCCGCGGCCCGCAGAGTCCTGGCCAACGCCCCAGCTCCGCACCGGGCCGTTTTGAATCAAGTCCATTCCGGGCTGCTCCAGAACATGGGTCAGGGCCGCCAACAACTGACCTTGCAGCTTCACCCGGCGGACCTGGGTAGTTTGACCGTGAACCTGAGAGTGGTGGGCAAGGAAGTCCAGGCCGTGCTCCGCGCGGAAAACCAGGAAGCCCGTCAGATCATCGCTGAAAACATGCCTTTGCTCCGCCAGTCCCTGGAGTCCCAGGGCCTGCGGGTCACGCGCCTGGAAGTTTCGACCCAGTTGCAGGACCAGAACCAGTTCACCCAGCTTTGGCAGGGTTCTGATGGCCAAAAATTCCAGGAACAAGGTGCCAACACCCAACGGGCCGCTCTGGGCCGAGGCCTGTTGAAAAACAACGGAGCCGGAGGCCAGGACGCCTCGGAACAGGCATCAGTTTTGCAAAACCCATCCCGAGAAGGCGGCATCAACCTGATCGCCTAG
- a CDS encoding DUF4911 domain-containing protein, which produces MYLQLAPDGISLLKFLLEAEDNLAYLSTVSSHTAVVKMVFAPGREREVQDFLETARHSVAFREMVTFQGEEGLKESREHTEERDAQ; this is translated from the coding sequence ATGTACCTGCAACTCGCCCCGGACGGTATCTCCCTGCTGAAATTTTTGCTGGAGGCCGAGGACAATCTGGCCTATCTGAGTACGGTGAGCTCGCACACGGCCGTGGTCAAAATGGTTTTCGCCCCTGGCCGGGAGCGGGAAGTTCAGGACTTTTTGGAAACGGCGCGACATAGCGTGGCGTTTCGCGAGATGGTTACGTTTCAGGGCGAGGAAGGGCTGAAGGAATCAAGAGAGCATACGGAGGAACGGGATGCGCAATGA
- a CDS encoding TatD family hydrolase codes for MSSKKNIPLPETFGLPPVGVETHAHLDFPEFSEDLDQVLDRARAAGVTWFGNIFLSPEAYRTHQPRLSAIVGMFFTLGIHPHEATTVTPDVLADMAELFAQNQDKGKDKGLRALGEIGLDFYWDRSPRDVQIQAFQDQLALARELDLPVIVHSREAEPETLAILLEMGFKDRPLLWHCFGQGRELADQVLAHGWHISIPGPVTFPKSTALRQAIPHIPLSRMVLETDCPFLTPHPFRGKRNEPAYLCYTAQVVAELRGQPIQEVWTACGDTARTFFNLEE; via the coding sequence ATGTCGTCAAAAAAAAACATCCCCTTGCCGGAGACGTTCGGCCTACCCCCCGTGGGCGTGGAAACCCATGCTCACTTGGACTTTCCGGAGTTCTCCGAGGACCTGGACCAAGTCCTGGACCGGGCCCGTGCGGCCGGAGTTACCTGGTTCGGGAACATCTTTCTGTCGCCTGAGGCATACCGGACCCATCAGCCACGATTGTCCGCCATTGTCGGAATGTTCTTCACTCTGGGCATCCACCCGCACGAGGCGACCACGGTCACGCCGGACGTCCTGGCGGACATGGCCGAGCTGTTCGCCCAAAATCAGGATAAGGGCAAGGACAAAGGACTCCGCGCTCTGGGCGAAATCGGACTGGACTTCTACTGGGACCGCAGCCCCAGGGACGTCCAGATCCAGGCATTCCAGGACCAGTTGGCCCTAGCCAGGGAACTGGACCTGCCCGTGATCGTCCACAGCCGCGAGGCCGAGCCGGAAACCTTGGCCATCCTGTTGGAGATGGGTTTCAAAGACCGTCCCCTGCTCTGGCATTGTTTCGGCCAGGGCCGGGAACTGGCGGACCAAGTCCTGGCTCACGGCTGGCACATCTCCATCCCCGGCCCGGTCACCTTTCCCAAGAGCACGGCTCTGCGTCAGGCAATCCCTCACATTCCACTGTCCCGGATGGTCCTGGAAACGGACTGCCCGTTCCTGACCCCGCATCCCTTTCGAGGCAAGCGCAACGAACCGGCTTATCTCTGCTATACGGCCCAGGTCGTCGCGGAACTTCGCGGCCAGCCGATCCAGGAGGTCTGGACGGCCTGCGGGGACACGGCACGGACGTTTTTCAACCTGGAAGAATGA
- a CDS encoding AzlC family ABC transporter permease, protein MPPISSSQPITFTLSGVRRGFQNCLPLGFSVFAYGLVFGILAVQAGMSTAQAGAMSLTTFAGASQLMVLEFWGPVLPFFGIVLTTFIVNLRHVLMGAALRDWLIALPPWKAYGSLFFMTDESWALSMREMGSGGRDAAFLLGAGLCIYVFWFSATILGASSGFFLGTAMSDPARWGLDFAFTAVFISLLIFFWKGRQDLPVWLVAAAAAWLGWALLPGKWYILCGGLAGGLYGAWRHGR, encoded by the coding sequence ATGCCACCCATTTCCTCGTCACAGCCGATTACATTCACGCTATCCGGTGTCCGGCGCGGTTTCCAGAACTGCCTGCCCCTGGGCTTTAGCGTGTTCGCCTACGGCCTGGTCTTCGGCATCCTGGCCGTGCAGGCCGGGATGAGCACGGCGCAGGCCGGGGCCATGAGCCTGACCACTTTTGCCGGTGCGTCCCAGCTGATGGTCCTGGAATTCTGGGGCCCGGTCCTGCCGTTTTTTGGGATCGTGCTGACCACGTTCATCGTCAATCTGCGCCACGTGCTCATGGGCGCGGCCCTCAGGGACTGGCTGATCGCTCTTCCCCCGTGGAAGGCTTATGGTTCGTTGTTCTTCATGACCGACGAATCCTGGGCCCTGTCCATGCGGGAAATGGGTTCCGGAGGGCGGGACGCGGCGTTTCTGCTCGGCGCGGGACTGTGCATCTACGTGTTCTGGTTCTCGGCCACGATTCTGGGCGCATCCAGCGGATTCTTCCTCGGAACGGCCATGAGCGACCCGGCCCGTTGGGGCCTGGATTTCGCCTTCACCGCCGTGTTCATCAGCTTGCTGATTTTTTTCTGGAAAGGACGCCAGGATCTGCCGGTCTGGCTGGTGGCCGCCGCCGCGGCTTGGCTGGGCTGGGCCTTGCTGCCGGGTAAATGGTACATCCTTTGCGGCGGTCTGGCCGGGGGCCTGTACGGAGCATGGCGACATGGACGCTGA
- a CDS encoding AzlD family protein: MDADLTLAALAGLSGPMAMEGMFGGVFWVLLGMAAATYLTRAAGLFLISRVSPTPRVEAFLRHVPASILVAIVVPNLVQGGPAERAAAGVTALVAILTRNLIAALFAGVLAVVVLRGVI, translated from the coding sequence ATGGACGCTGATCTCACCCTCGCGGCTTTGGCGGGCCTTTCCGGGCCGATGGCGATGGAGGGGATGTTCGGAGGCGTGTTCTGGGTTCTGCTGGGCATGGCCGCGGCGACCTACCTCACCCGGGCGGCCGGACTGTTCCTGATCAGCCGGGTCTCGCCCACGCCGCGAGTGGAGGCCTTTCTCCGGCATGTCCCAGCCTCGATCCTGGTGGCCATCGTCGTCCCCAACCTGGTTCAAGGTGGCCCCGCGGAACGGGCTGCCGCCGGGGTCACTGCCCTGGTGGCCATCCTGACCCGCAACCTGATAGCCGCCCTGTTCGCCGGCGTCCTGGCCGTGGTCGTGTTGCGCGGAGTGATATAA